One genomic region from Prunus persica cultivar Lovell chromosome G3, Prunus_persica_NCBIv2, whole genome shotgun sequence encodes:
- the LOC109947942 gene encoding uncharacterized protein LOC109947942 has protein sequence MAVGRIGRGLMAPLIAVNLVVHLIMLGLAGWSLDKYINGEQNHPHLGGNASTSFMLIFALIAGVVGACSMLYGWMHLRIWRTDSLAAASSSAIIAQAIVALAFGFVCKEIILGGHRGKRLQTLEAMIAISLLSQLMYLVLLHAGMFKSRYRSGGIAMGHHPRTTGTTTVI, from the exons ATGGCGGTTGGAAGGATTGGTAGAGGCTTAATGGCTCCTCTTATAGCAGTGAACTTGGTGGTCCATCTGATCATGCTTGGACTTGCTGGATGGTCTCTTGATAAGTACATCAATGGAGAGCAAAATCACCCTC ATTTGGGAGGAAACGCATCAACAAGCTTTATGTTGATCTTTGCATTGATAGCTGGGGTTGTTGGTGCTTGTTCCATGCTCTATGGGTGGATGCATCTTCGGATATGGCGAACTGATAGTCTagctgctgcttcttcttcagctatcATAGCCCAGGCTATTGTTGCCCTCGCTTTCGG TTTCGTATGTAAGGAGATCATCTTAGGTGGACACAGAGGAAAACGCTTG CAAACATTGGAAGCCATGATTGCAATATCACTACTAAGTCAATTGATGTACCTGGTGCTTCTGCATGCTGGGATGTTTAAGAGCAGATATAGATCAGGTGGAATAGCCATGGGTCATCACCCCCGAACCACCGGCACGACAACTGTTATCTGA